Part of the Halodesulfurarchaeum formicicum genome is shown below.
CGAGTCGATCGCCGGGCTGACCACGTTCCTGACGATGAGTTACATCATCGTCGTCAACCCGGCGCTTCTGAGCATCGTCATCTCCCCCGAGGGTGTCTCGGACGTACGGGTGTTCCAGATGCTGGCGGTCGTCACCATCCTGGCTTCGGTGGCCGGGATGCTCGTGATGGCCTTCTACGCTGACCTCCCGTTCGGTCTGGCCCCGGGCATGGGATTGAACGCCTTCTTCGTCACGGTGGTCCTCTCCCCGACGCTGAATATCACCTGGCAGACCGCCCTCGCGGCGGTGTTCGTGGAGGGGATCGTCTTCGTGGCGCTCACGCTCGTGGGCGCTCGCGAGTACGTGATCAACCTCTTCCCGGAACCGGTCAAGCTGGGGGTCGGGGCCGGGATCGGGCTGTTCCTGGCGTCGATCGGACTCCAGTTCATGCGGATCACCGCGGTCGACCCCGATGACATGATGACCCTGAGCCCCGTGCTGGCACAGGACCCGGTCGCGATCATCGCCGTCATCGGTATCCTGCTTACTTTCTTCCTCTATGTCAAGGGCATTCGGGGCGCGATCGTTCTGGGCATCCTGTCGACGGCGGTCATGGGCTATGTCGCCGGCGCGCTCGGGTTCGAACCCTTCTCTGGCACGTTGCCGAAGGAAGGCCAGATCCTGGCCCCGAACGTGACACTCGCCCCCGGAATCGACCAGATCACCTACGGCGCGTCGGCCTACGACATCACGCCGCTCGTGGGCGCGTTCATCGACGGGATCCAGGGCGTTGAGGCCGTGACCTTCGCGTTCGTCGTGTTCACGTTCTTCTTCGTGGACTTCTTCGACACCGCGGGGACGCTGACCGGACTCGGTCAGGAGGCCGGCTACCTCGACGAGGACGGTGACTTCCCCGAGATGAACAAGCCGCTGATGGCCGACGCCGTCGGGACGACTATCGGTTCGATTCTGGGGACCTCGACGGTCACGACCTTCGTCGAGTCCTCGACCGGGATCGAGGAGGGTGGTCGAACCGGGCTCACCGCGCTGGTGATCGCGGCACTCTTCCTCCTCGCTCTCGTCTTCGTGCCCCTCGTGGGTGCGATCCCTTCCTTTGCGCCCTACGTCGCGCTGGTCATCGTCGCGGTCTTCATGGTCCGGAACGTCACCGAAATCAAGTGGGAGGATCCGGCCCACGCTATTCCTGCCACGCTCACCATCGCGCTGATGCCCCTGACGAGTTCGATCGCGACGGGTATCGCTGCCGGACTCGTGTCCTACCCGATCGTCAAGGGCGCACAGGGCGAAGTGAGTGACGTGCGACTGGGCCAGTGGGCGCTGGCCGCGCTGGTGCTCCTTTACTACTTCGTGCGCACGAACGCCCTGGTCTAACCTCGGGGGTTTTACATCGCCGCAGGGCCGTCCTTTTGCCATGCTCGACCGGCTACTGGGACGTGCGGCGCTCAAAGAGCGCATCGAGACCCTGGCGGAAGAGCGGTCCTCGCTCGAAGCGCAACTCGAATCCGCCGACGAGAACCGGCGAGCGGCCGAACGGGCCCGTCAGGAGGCCGAAGCGCGGGTAAACCGCCTGGAAGACCGCATCACCGAACTCGAAGACCGCGTCAAACGGGCGGAGGGTGGGGAGCGAACCGTCCAGTTCCGGGGCGAGTTGGCTCTCCGTGGCGACCGGCTGGAGACAGTCCTGTCCCGGCTCGAATCGTTCCGTGCCGGCCCGGACGGGGCCATGACCGCGATGGTCGAGGGGTCCCCACCGGAACCCGTTCGGGACGTGCTCGGGGATCGAACCCCGCTCGTGGGTCGGGCCGCGCCCGCTCTCGTGTTCGCCGACGACGAAACCCTGCTGAGCGTCGCGCTTCGGCCACCCGTTCCGCCGGCCCACTTCGTCGAGTTCGACACCTCCTTCCACGTCGATCGGGACTGGTTCCAGCCCCGTGGCCGGTACACCCTCGCCCTCGTGCGCGCGGACCTCTTCGCGATGGGCACCTACGAGGACCGCGAGCAGGTCGCGTACGAGGGCTTTCGAAGCGACGTCAAGGGCGACCACTCGAAGGGCGGGTTCTCCCAGGCGCGTTTCGAGCGCCGGCGCGACCAGCAGATCGAATCCCACCTCGAGAAAGCCCACGAGGCACTCTCCGCGGCCACAGAACCGCTTTACGTCGTCGGGGAGTCCACCCTGCTGTCCGAGTTCGAGTCCGAAGCGACGGTGACGCGGCCCGTCGACGCCACGGGTGCCCCCCGCGAGGCCCTCGCGGACGCCGTCGATCGGTTCTGGCGGACGAAATTGTATCTGCTGTAAGCAGGGTCTCAATACACTTATGGGGGCCACACGTCCTACCACGCCCCATGAGCACGGTCACGATTACCCTGCCCGACGGCTCCGAACTCGAGGTCGAGTCGGGGGCCACGGTCGAGGACGTCGCATACGAGATCGGTCCCGGTCTCGGGCGCGACACAGTCGCCGGGCGGGTCGACGGGGAGTTGGTCGCAAAGGAGGAACCGATCGAGGCAGATGCCGAACTACAGATCGTGACCGAGGGTAGTGAAGACTACCTGGAAGTCCTCCGCCACACCGCCTCTCACGTCTTCGCCCAGGCCCTCCAGCGGATCCACCCCGAGGCGAAACTCGCCATCGGGCCGGCCACCGACGAGGGCTTTTACTATGACGTGGACGGCGTCGAACTGGACCAGGACGACCTCCGGGCGATCCAGGCCGAGATGGAGGCCATCATCGAGGCCGATTACGACGTCGAGCGGGTCGAGCTCTCCCGGGAGGAGGCCCTGGAGTTCTACGAGGACAATCCCTACAAACAGGAGATCCTCGAGGACGAGGCCGCCGGCGAGGGCCCCATCAGCTTCTACCGACAGGACGACTGGCAGGACCTGTGCAAGGGCCCGCACGTCTCCTCGACGGGTGAGGTCGGGGCGGTCGAACTCCTGAACGTCTCGGCGGCCTACTGGCGCGGGGACGAGGACCGGGCGACCCTCACGCGGGTCTACGGCACCGCCTTCCCGGACCAGGACGAACTGGCGGACTACCTGGAGAAACGCGAACAGGCCAAAGAGCGTGATCACCGCCGTCTGGGGACCGAACTCGAACTGTTCTCCATCCCCGACGTGACCGGGCCCGGACTCCCGCTCTATCACCCGAACGGCAAGACGGTGCTGCGGGAACTGGAGTCCTACGTCACGGAGATGAACCTGGCGGAGGATTATGACTACGTCGAGACCCCCCATCTCTTCCGGACCGAACTCTGGAAGCAGTCCGGACACTACGACAACTACGTCGATGACATGTTCCTCCTCGACGTGAACGACGAGGAGTACGGGCTCAAGCCCATGAACTGTCCGGGGCATGCGATGATCTTCGATCAGACGACCTGGAGCTATCGCGACCTGCCGGAGCGCTACGCCGAGGACGGGAAAGTCTACAGGAAAGAACAGCGTGGCGAGCTGTCGGGGCTCTCCCGGGTCTGGGCGTTTACCATCGACGACGGCCACCTCTTTGTCCGCCCCGATCAGATCGAGGCCGAGGTCTCGACCATCGTGGACATGATCTTCGATGTCCTTTCGACCTTCGACCTGGAGGCCGAAGTCGCCCTGGCGACCCGCCCGGAGAAGTCGGTTGGCAGCGACGAGATCTGGGAGACCGCCGAGAGCCAGCTCCGGGAGGTCCTCGAGGATCTTGGCCTCGAGTACGATCTGGAGGAAGGCGACGGGGCCTTCTACGGCCCGAAGATCGACTTCGCCTTCGAGGACGCCCTCGGTCGGACCTGGGACGGCCCGACGGTCCAACTCGACTTCAACATGCCCGAGCGCTTCGATCTGACCTACACCGGGGCGGACAACGAGGACCACCGGCCGGTCATGATCCACCGGGCGCTTTACGGCAGCTACGAGCGTTTCTTCATGGTGCTCATCGAGCACTTCAACGGGAAGTTCCCGCTCTGGCTCGCCCCCGAGCAGGTCCGGGTCCTCCCAGTTTCGGACACCAATCTGGAGTACGCCCGGTCGGTGGCCGCGGACCTCGAGGCCGAGGGCTTCCGGGTCGAAGTCGAGGACCGGGATTGGACAGTCGGCAAGAAGATCCAGCAGACCCACGAGGATCGGGTGCCCTACATGCTCGTCCTCGGGGACAACGAGGCGGAGGCCGGGACCATCTCGGTCCGGGACCGCGAGGAACGGGAGCGAAAGGACGTCTCGTTCGAGGCCTTCCGTGAGCACCTGCTCGAGGAGCGGGACGAACGACGGATCGAGCCGGACTTCCTCGCAACGTAGCCGAAAAACGACGGCTGCTGTGCTTACTCCGGCTTTTCTTCTTCCCGCAGCTCCTCGAGTTCGGCCTCGACTTCGGATTCGTCGACCTGGGCTTCGAGTTCGGCCTTGACTTCCTCGGCTTCGGCTTCTTTTTCGGTTTCCGGCTCGGCTTCGGCCGTGCCTTCCGACTCACGTAAGGTCTCTAGCTCGGCCTCGATATTCCGGTCCTCCCGGCCGGCTTCGAGTTCCCGGTCGATCTGGTCCTGGTCGGACATCGCGTTGTCCAGGACGCCACGGTCCTCCAGTTCGTCGAGTGCCGCGGCCCGGGCTTCCATCTCTTCGGTTTTCTCCGTGGCCTGGTCGATGGCCCGGCCGACGTCCTCCATTTCGTCTCCCACGCCGGTGACTGCCTCCGAGACCCTGGTCTGTGCCTCGGCGGCCTCGTAACGAGCTTTCACGGTCTCCTTTTTGGTCTTGAACTCCTCGATCTGGCGCTTGAGATCGGCCTTCTTCTCCTCGAGGTTCCGCTGGGTGGACTCCAGGTTCTGGATCTGGCCGGCCAGGTCCTCGGCCTGTGAGCGCTTGGCCTGTTTTTTCTCTAACGCGCGTTTGGCCAGGTCCTCGCGGTCCTGGGCCATGGCCTCCCGGGCCTGTTCGTTGTGCTTCTCGATGTTCTCCTCGAGCCGATCCCGCTGGACCTCCAGGCGTTTTTTCTGGGCGGTGATGTCCGCGATGCCCTTCTCGACGTCGGTGAGTTCGTCCCGCATCTGCTGGTAGGAGTAATCCAGGGTCTCCGCGGGGTCTTCGGCCCGGCCGATGAGCGCGTTGAGCTTCGATCGAACCAGGAAGGACAGGCGTGAGAGCAGTCCCATGGGGGCTGTTTATGCTCCCACCGTTAAAACCCCTCACGCCCCATGCGTCCCGAAATGTTCTTGCCCGCCGGCACCGGACGGTCGGTATGCCGACAGAGACCGGATACGACCCCTCACTGGGGGACAAGTTCATTTTCGTCACTGGCGGGGTGATGTCGGGGCTCGGCAAGGGGATCACGGCGGCAAGTCTGGGCCGCCTCCTGGAGAACGCCGGCTTCGACGTGACCGCAGTCAAGATCGACCCCTATCTCAACGTCGACGCGGGGACGATGAATCCCTACCAGCACGGGGAAGTCTACGTCCTCAAGGACGGCGGCGAGGTCGATCTGGACCTGGGGAACTACGAGCGATTCCTGGACATCGACATGACCTTCGACCACAACGTCACGACGGGGAAGGTCTACCAGCATGTCATCAGTCGGGAGCGCTCGGGTGACTACCTCGGGAAGACCGTCCAGATCATCCCGCACATCACTGATGACATCAAGCGTCGCATCCGCGAGGCTGCCGAGGGCCACGACATCTGTCTCGTGGAGGTCGGCGGGACGGTGGGTGACATCGAGGGCATGCCCTTCCTGGAAGCGCTCCGGCAGTTCGTCGACGAGGAACCCGACGAGGACGTCCTCCTGACTCACGTCACGCTGGTTCCCTACGCGCCAAACGGCGAGCAGAAGACCAAGCCGACCCAGCACAGCGTGAAGGAACTGCGCTCGATCGGGCTTCGGCCCGACATCATCGTCGGTCGCTCGGATGATCCGCTCGAGGAATCCGTCCGGGAGAAGATCGCCCTGTTCGGTGACGTCCCGACCCGGGCCGTGTTCTCGAACTACGATGTCGATGACGTGTACAAGGTCCCGCTCCTGCTGGAAGAAGAGGGCATGGACGAGTACGTCATGGACCGGCTCGATCTGGCCGACCGGGCGATCCCCCGGGCCCACCGCAGCACGGAGTGGCGCGAACTCGTCACCCAGGAGACCACCGCGGAACTGGACATCGCGCTGGTCGGGAAGTACGACCTGCGGGACGCCTACATGTCGGTGCGTGAGGCGTTGAAACACGCCGGCCTCGATCACGGCGTCGACGTGAACGTCGAGTGGGTCGAGGCCGACCGGATGGACGACGGCGACGAAAAACGCCTCGACGAGGCCGACGGCATCGTCGTCCCGGGCGGCTTCGGGAGTCGCGGCGTCGAGGGCAAGATGCGGGCGATCACCTACGCTCGCGAGAACGACGTGCCCTACCTCGGGCTCTGCTTTGGCTTCCAGCTGGCAGTCATCGAGTACGCCCGGAACGTGCTGGGCCTGGCAAACGCCCACTCCACCGAGATCGACGAGACGACCCCGGACCCGGTGATCGACCTCCTGCCGGACCAGTACGACCTGGAGGACCTCGGCGGCACGATGCGCCTGGGGGCCCACGAGACCCAGATCGAGCCCGGCACGCTGGCCCACGAGATCTACGGGGCCGACTCCTGCACCGAGCGCCATCGGCACCGCTACGAGGTCAATCCCGAGTACATCGAGGACCTCTCGGATGGCAACCTGGTGTTCTCCGGCGAGGCGGGCAATCGGATGGAGATCCTGGAACTGGCCGACCATCCCTTCTTCCTGGGAACGCAGTTCCACCCCGAGTTCCGTTCCCGGCCGACCCGGGCGAGCCCACCCTTCGTCGGGTTCCTCGGAGCGATCCTTGCGGAACTGGAGACCGCTCAGGAGGTGGCCTGAGATGGTCGACGTCGAGACCTTCATCCCCGAAGCGAAAGCGGAGATCGAGGCGGCACTCGGTGACGAGACTGCGATCATCGCCCTCTCGGGCGGTGTAGACTCTTCGACGGCCGCCGCACTGGCCTACGAGGCTGTCGGCGATCAGCTCGTCCCGGTCTATGTCGACACCGGCCTGATGCGGAAGGGCGAGACCGAGGGCATTCGAGAGACCTTCTCGCACATGGACTCCCTCCGGATCGTCGAGGCCCAGGATCGGTTCCTGGATGCCCTGGCGGGGGTCACCGACCCCGAGGAGAAACGCCACGCGATCGGCGAGCAGTTCATCAGGGAGTTCGAGACGGTTGCAAAGGAAGTCGACGCCTCGATGCTGGTCCAGGGGACGATCTATCCGGATCGGATCGAGAGCGAGGGGACGATCAAGTCCCACCACAACGTCGGCGGCCTCCCAGAGGTCGTGGACTTCGACGGGATCGTCGAGCCCATGCGGGATCTCTACAAGGACGAGGTTCGCGAGGTCGCCCGGGAACTGGGGCTGGATTCGGTCGTCTCCGAACGAATGCCGTTCCCCGGTCCTGGTCTGGCCGTTCGGGTGCTGGGTGAGGTCACCGAGGAGAAACTGCGAGTCGCCCGCGAGGCCACCGCGGTCGTCGAGGACGA
Proteins encoded:
- a CDS encoding NCS2 family permease yields the protein MGLTDTVSRYFDLDGRGSDLRTESIAGLTTFLTMSYIIVVNPALLSIVISPEGVSDVRVFQMLAVVTILASVAGMLVMAFYADLPFGLAPGMGLNAFFVTVVLSPTLNITWQTALAAVFVEGIVFVALTLVGAREYVINLFPEPVKLGVGAGIGLFLASIGLQFMRITAVDPDDMMTLSPVLAQDPVAIIAVIGILLTFFLYVKGIRGAIVLGILSTAVMGYVAGALGFEPFSGTLPKEGQILAPNVTLAPGIDQITYGASAYDITPLVGAFIDGIQGVEAVTFAFVVFTFFFVDFFDTAGTLTGLGQEAGYLDEDGDFPEMNKPLMADAVGTTIGSILGTSTVTTFVESSTGIEEGGRTGLTALVIAALFLLALVFVPLVGAIPSFAPYVALVIVAVFMVRNVTEIKWEDPAHAIPATLTIALMPLTSSIATGIAAGLVSYPIVKGAQGEVSDVRLGQWALAALVLLYYFVRTNALV
- a CDS encoding Vms1/Ankzf1 family peptidyl-tRNA hydrolase; amino-acid sequence: MLDRLLGRAALKERIETLAEERSSLEAQLESADENRRAAERARQEAEARVNRLEDRITELEDRVKRAEGGERTVQFRGELALRGDRLETVLSRLESFRAGPDGAMTAMVEGSPPEPVRDVLGDRTPLVGRAAPALVFADDETLLSVALRPPVPPAHFVEFDTSFHVDRDWFQPRGRYTLALVRADLFAMGTYEDREQVAYEGFRSDVKGDHSKGGFSQARFERRRDQQIESHLEKAHEALSAATEPLYVVGESTLLSEFESEATVTRPVDATGAPREALADAVDRFWRTKLYLL
- the thrS gene encoding threonine--tRNA ligase, which gives rise to MSTVTITLPDGSELEVESGATVEDVAYEIGPGLGRDTVAGRVDGELVAKEEPIEADAELQIVTEGSEDYLEVLRHTASHVFAQALQRIHPEAKLAIGPATDEGFYYDVDGVELDQDDLRAIQAEMEAIIEADYDVERVELSREEALEFYEDNPYKQEILEDEAAGEGPISFYRQDDWQDLCKGPHVSSTGEVGAVELLNVSAAYWRGDEDRATLTRVYGTAFPDQDELADYLEKREQAKERDHRRLGTELELFSIPDVTGPGLPLYHPNGKTVLRELESYVTEMNLAEDYDYVETPHLFRTELWKQSGHYDNYVDDMFLLDVNDEEYGLKPMNCPGHAMIFDQTTWSYRDLPERYAEDGKVYRKEQRGELSGLSRVWAFTIDDGHLFVRPDQIEAEVSTIVDMIFDVLSTFDLEAEVALATRPEKSVGSDEIWETAESQLREVLEDLGLEYDLEEGDGAFYGPKIDFAFEDALGRTWDGPTVQLDFNMPERFDLTYTGADNEDHRPVMIHRALYGSYERFFMVLIEHFNGKFPLWLAPEQVRVLPVSDTNLEYARSVAADLEAEGFRVEVEDRDWTVGKKIQQTHEDRVPYMLVLGDNEAEAGTISVRDREERERKDVSFEAFREHLLEERDERRIEPDFLAT
- a CDS encoding PspA/IM30 family protein: MGLLSRLSFLVRSKLNALIGRAEDPAETLDYSYQQMRDELTDVEKGIADITAQKKRLEVQRDRLEENIEKHNEQAREAMAQDREDLAKRALEKKQAKRSQAEDLAGQIQNLESTQRNLEEKKADLKRQIEEFKTKKETVKARYEAAEAQTRVSEAVTGVGDEMEDVGRAIDQATEKTEEMEARAAALDELEDRGVLDNAMSDQDQIDRELEAGREDRNIEAELETLRESEGTAEAEPETEKEAEAEEVKAELEAQVDESEVEAELEELREEEKPE
- a CDS encoding CTP synthase, with protein sequence MPTETGYDPSLGDKFIFVTGGVMSGLGKGITAASLGRLLENAGFDVTAVKIDPYLNVDAGTMNPYQHGEVYVLKDGGEVDLDLGNYERFLDIDMTFDHNVTTGKVYQHVISRERSGDYLGKTVQIIPHITDDIKRRIREAAEGHDICLVEVGGTVGDIEGMPFLEALRQFVDEEPDEDVLLTHVTLVPYAPNGEQKTKPTQHSVKELRSIGLRPDIIVGRSDDPLEESVREKIALFGDVPTRAVFSNYDVDDVYKVPLLLEEEGMDEYVMDRLDLADRAIPRAHRSTEWRELVTQETTAELDIALVGKYDLRDAYMSVREALKHAGLDHGVDVNVEWVEADRMDDGDEKRLDEADGIVVPGGFGSRGVEGKMRAITYARENDVPYLGLCFGFQLAVIEYARNVLGLANAHSTEIDETTPDPVIDLLPDQYDLEDLGGTMRLGAHETQIEPGTLAHEIYGADSCTERHRHRYEVNPEYIEDLSDGNLVFSGEAGNRMEILELADHPFFLGTQFHPEFRSRPTRASPPFVGFLGAILAELETAQEVA
- the guaA gene encoding glutamine-hydrolyzing GMP synthase encodes the protein MVDVETFIPEAKAEIEAALGDETAIIALSGGVDSSTAAALAYEAVGDQLVPVYVDTGLMRKGETEGIRETFSHMDSLRIVEAQDRFLDALAGVTDPEEKRHAIGEQFIREFETVAKEVDASMLVQGTIYPDRIESEGTIKSHHNVGGLPEVVDFDGIVEPMRDLYKDEVREVARELGLDSVVSERMPFPGPGLAVRVLGEVTEEKLRVAREATAVVEDELEEADPWQAFAAVLGKATGVKGDNRVHGWIVAVRSVESRDGMTARAQALDWETLQRIQSRITGQLDSVSRVVYDVTHKPPATIEYE